One window from the genome of Musa acuminata AAA Group cultivar baxijiao chromosome BXJ1-4, Cavendish_Baxijiao_AAA, whole genome shotgun sequence encodes:
- the LOC103981752 gene encoding ferrochelatase-2, chloroplastic-like isoform X8 yields the protein MYMLVCDIGTLSQRMLFIREDVYFTRLPISIIESWYQREGYINSMVDLIENELLIFSKPEEVMVFFSAHGVPLSYVEDAGDPYRDQMEECIALIMDELKSRGIHNHHILAYQSRVGPVQWLKPYTDEVIVELGRRGIRSLLAVPVSIFGCERNDMPISNASINTSETCLRFHFKVCTHFVPCFFCIRSH from the exons ATGTATATGTTGGTATGCGATATTGGCACCCTTTCACAGAGGATGCTCTTCATCAG GGAAGATGTTTATTTTACAAGATTGCCAATTTCTATCATCGAATCATGGTATCAACGTGAAGGGTATATTAACTCAATGGTTGACTTGATAGAAAATGAGCTATTAATTTTCTCTAAGCCAGAGGAG GTCATGGTATTCTTTAGCGCACATGGAGTTCCACTTAGTTATGTCGAGGATGCAGGAGATCCATACAGAGATCAGATGGAAGAGTGTATCGCTTTGATCATGGATGAGTTGAAATCTAGAGGAATTCACAATCACCACATTCTGGCTTATCAG AGCCGAGTTGGGCCTGTTCAATGGTTGAAGCCTTATACTGACGAAGTAATTGTTGAGCTTGGCCGGAGAGGTATAAGGAGCCTTCTGGCTGTTCCTGTCAG CATCTTTGGATGTGAAAGGAATGATATGCCAATCTCAAACGCAAGCATCAATACCAG CGAGACATGCCTGAGATTTCATTTCAAAGTTTGCACGCATTTTGTTCCGTGCTTCTTCTGCATACGAAGCCACTAA
- the LOC103981752 gene encoding ferrochelatase-2, chloroplastic-like isoform X3 — protein sequence MECPCFTLSSLANCLVNYDYLPMRSLIKKDKITKLVVLPLYPQFSISTSGSSIRVLQSIIREDVYFTRLPISIIESWYQREGYINSMVDLIENELLIFSKPEEVMVFFSAHGVPLSYVEDAGDPYRDQMEECIALIMDELKSRGIHNHHILAYQSRVGPVQWLKPYTDEVIVELGRRGIRSLLAVPVRIQSAVIRIGKES from the exons ATGGAATGTCCTTGCTTTACTCTAAGCTCTCTGGCTAATTGTTTAGTTAATTATGACTATTTACCTATGCGATCACTGATAAAGAAGGACAAAATAACAAAGCTCGTTGTGCTTCCACTTTATCCTCAATTCTCTATATCTACTAGTGGTTCTAGCATCCGTGTTCTCCAGAGCATCATCAG GGAAGATGTTTATTTTACAAGATTGCCAATTTCTATCATCGAATCATGGTATCAACGTGAAGGGTATATTAACTCAATGGTTGACTTGATAGAAAATGAGCTATTAATTTTCTCTAAGCCAGAGGAG GTCATGGTATTCTTTAGCGCACATGGAGTTCCACTTAGTTATGTCGAGGATGCAGGAGATCCATACAGAGATCAGATGGAAGAGTGTATCGCTTTGATCATGGATGAGTTGAAATCTAGAGGAATTCACAATCACCACATTCTGGCTTATCAG AGCCGAGTTGGGCCTGTTCAATGGTTGAAGCCTTATACTGACGAAGTAATTGTTGAGCTTGGCCGGAGAGGTATAAGGAGCCTTCTGGCTGTTCCTGTCAG gatccaatcagcagtgATTCGCATTGGGAAGGAATCATAA
- the LOC103981752 gene encoding ferrochelatase-2, chloroplastic-like isoform X2 has translation MECPCFTLSSLANCLVNYDYLPMRSLIKKDKITKLVVLPLYPQFSISTSGSSIRVLQSIIREDVYFTRLPISIIESWYQREGYINSMVDLIENELLIFSKPEEVMVFFSAHGVPLSYVEDAGDPYRDQMEECIALIMDELKSRGIHNHHILAYQSRVGPVQWLKPYTDEVIVELGRRGIRSLLAVPVSIFGCERNDMPISNASINTRDEEIHERRRRLFVQ, from the exons ATGGAATGTCCTTGCTTTACTCTAAGCTCTCTGGCTAATTGTTTAGTTAATTATGACTATTTACCTATGCGATCACTGATAAAGAAGGACAAAATAACAAAGCTCGTTGTGCTTCCACTTTATCCTCAATTCTCTATATCTACTAGTGGTTCTAGCATCCGTGTTCTCCAGAGCATCATCAG GGAAGATGTTTATTTTACAAGATTGCCAATTTCTATCATCGAATCATGGTATCAACGTGAAGGGTATATTAACTCAATGGTTGACTTGATAGAAAATGAGCTATTAATTTTCTCTAAGCCAGAGGAG GTCATGGTATTCTTTAGCGCACATGGAGTTCCACTTAGTTATGTCGAGGATGCAGGAGATCCATACAGAGATCAGATGGAAGAGTGTATCGCTTTGATCATGGATGAGTTGAAATCTAGAGGAATTCACAATCACCACATTCTGGCTTATCAG AGCCGAGTTGGGCCTGTTCAATGGTTGAAGCCTTATACTGACGAAGTAATTGTTGAGCTTGGCCGGAGAGGTATAAGGAGCCTTCTGGCTGTTCCTGTCAG CATCTTTGGATGTGAAAGGAATGATATGCCAATCTCAAACGCAAGCATCAATACCAG GGACGAAGAGATACACGAACGACGACGAAGGCTGTTTGTCCAGTAG
- the LOC103981752 gene encoding ferrochelatase-2, chloroplastic-like isoform X9 — protein sequence MECPCFTLSSLANCLVNYDYLPMRSLIKKDKITKLVVLPLYPQFSISTSGSSIRVLQSIIREDVYFTRLPISIIESWYQREGYINSMVDLIENELLIFSKPEEVMVFFSAHGVPLSYVEDAGDPYRDQMEECIALIMDELKSRGIHNHHILAYQSRVGPVQWLKPYTDEVIVELGRRGIRSLLAVPVSE from the exons ATGGAATGTCCTTGCTTTACTCTAAGCTCTCTGGCTAATTGTTTAGTTAATTATGACTATTTACCTATGCGATCACTGATAAAGAAGGACAAAATAACAAAGCTCGTTGTGCTTCCACTTTATCCTCAATTCTCTATATCTACTAGTGGTTCTAGCATCCGTGTTCTCCAGAGCATCATCAG GGAAGATGTTTATTTTACAAGATTGCCAATTTCTATCATCGAATCATGGTATCAACGTGAAGGGTATATTAACTCAATGGTTGACTTGATAGAAAATGAGCTATTAATTTTCTCTAAGCCAGAGGAG GTCATGGTATTCTTTAGCGCACATGGAGTTCCACTTAGTTATGTCGAGGATGCAGGAGATCCATACAGAGATCAGATGGAAGAGTGTATCGCTTTGATCATGGATGAGTTGAAATCTAGAGGAATTCACAATCACCACATTCTGGCTTATCAG AGCCGAGTTGGGCCTGTTCAATGGTTGAAGCCTTATACTGACGAAGTAATTGTTGAGCTTGGCCGGAGAGGTATAAGGAGCCTTCTGGCTGTTCCTGTCAG TGAGTGA
- the LOC103981752 gene encoding ferrochelatase-2, chloroplastic-like isoform X4: MECPCFTLSSLANCLVNYDYLPMRSLIKKDKITKLVVLPLYPQFSISTSGSSIRVLQSIIREDVYFTRLPISIIESWYQREGYINSMVDLIENELLIFSKPEEVMVFFSAHGVPLSYVEDAGDPYRDQMEECIALIMDELKSRGIHNHHILAYQSRVGPVQWLKPYTDEVIVELGRRGIRSLLAVPVRMPRGNLILVH; encoded by the exons ATGGAATGTCCTTGCTTTACTCTAAGCTCTCTGGCTAATTGTTTAGTTAATTATGACTATTTACCTATGCGATCACTGATAAAGAAGGACAAAATAACAAAGCTCGTTGTGCTTCCACTTTATCCTCAATTCTCTATATCTACTAGTGGTTCTAGCATCCGTGTTCTCCAGAGCATCATCAG GGAAGATGTTTATTTTACAAGATTGCCAATTTCTATCATCGAATCATGGTATCAACGTGAAGGGTATATTAACTCAATGGTTGACTTGATAGAAAATGAGCTATTAATTTTCTCTAAGCCAGAGGAG GTCATGGTATTCTTTAGCGCACATGGAGTTCCACTTAGTTATGTCGAGGATGCAGGAGATCCATACAGAGATCAGATGGAAGAGTGTATCGCTTTGATCATGGATGAGTTGAAATCTAGAGGAATTCACAATCACCACATTCTGGCTTATCAG AGCCGAGTTGGGCCTGTTCAATGGTTGAAGCCTTATACTGACGAAGTAATTGTTGAGCTTGGCCGGAGAGGTATAAGGAGCCTTCTGGCTGTTCCTGTCAG GATGCCAAGAGGGAATCTCATCCTTGTGCACTAA
- the LOC103981752 gene encoding ferrochelatase-2, chloroplastic-like isoform X5 produces MECPCFTLSSLANCLVNYDYLPMRSLIKKDKITKLVVLPLYPQFSISTSGSSIRVLQSIIREDVYFTRLPISIIESWYQREGYINSMVDLIENELLIFSKPEEVMVFFSAHGVPLSYVEDAGDPYRDQMEECIALIMDELKSRGIHNHHILAYQSRVGPVQWLKPYTDEVIVELGRRGIRSLLAVPVSAGSNQQ; encoded by the exons ATGGAATGTCCTTGCTTTACTCTAAGCTCTCTGGCTAATTGTTTAGTTAATTATGACTATTTACCTATGCGATCACTGATAAAGAAGGACAAAATAACAAAGCTCGTTGTGCTTCCACTTTATCCTCAATTCTCTATATCTACTAGTGGTTCTAGCATCCGTGTTCTCCAGAGCATCATCAG GGAAGATGTTTATTTTACAAGATTGCCAATTTCTATCATCGAATCATGGTATCAACGTGAAGGGTATATTAACTCAATGGTTGACTTGATAGAAAATGAGCTATTAATTTTCTCTAAGCCAGAGGAG GTCATGGTATTCTTTAGCGCACATGGAGTTCCACTTAGTTATGTCGAGGATGCAGGAGATCCATACAGAGATCAGATGGAAGAGTGTATCGCTTTGATCATGGATGAGTTGAAATCTAGAGGAATTCACAATCACCACATTCTGGCTTATCAG AGCCGAGTTGGGCCTGTTCAATGGTTGAAGCCTTATACTGACGAAGTAATTGTTGAGCTTGGCCGGAGAGGTATAAGGAGCCTTCTGGCTGTTCCTGTCAG tgcaggatccaatcagcagtgA
- the LOC103981752 gene encoding ferrochelatase-2, chloroplastic-like isoform X1, whose protein sequence is MECPCFTLSSLANCLVNYDYLPMRSLIKKDKITKLVVLPLYPQFSISTSGSSIRVLQSIIREDVYFTRLPISIIESWYQREGYINSMVDLIENELLIFSKPEEVMVFFSAHGVPLSYVEDAGDPYRDQMEECIALIMDELKSRGIHNHHILAYQSRVGPVQWLKPYTDEVIVELGRRGIRSLLAVPVSIFGCERNDMPISNASINTSETCLRFHFKVCTHFVPCFFCIRSH, encoded by the exons ATGGAATGTCCTTGCTTTACTCTAAGCTCTCTGGCTAATTGTTTAGTTAATTATGACTATTTACCTATGCGATCACTGATAAAGAAGGACAAAATAACAAAGCTCGTTGTGCTTCCACTTTATCCTCAATTCTCTATATCTACTAGTGGTTCTAGCATCCGTGTTCTCCAGAGCATCATCAG GGAAGATGTTTATTTTACAAGATTGCCAATTTCTATCATCGAATCATGGTATCAACGTGAAGGGTATATTAACTCAATGGTTGACTTGATAGAAAATGAGCTATTAATTTTCTCTAAGCCAGAGGAG GTCATGGTATTCTTTAGCGCACATGGAGTTCCACTTAGTTATGTCGAGGATGCAGGAGATCCATACAGAGATCAGATGGAAGAGTGTATCGCTTTGATCATGGATGAGTTGAAATCTAGAGGAATTCACAATCACCACATTCTGGCTTATCAG AGCCGAGTTGGGCCTGTTCAATGGTTGAAGCCTTATACTGACGAAGTAATTGTTGAGCTTGGCCGGAGAGGTATAAGGAGCCTTCTGGCTGTTCCTGTCAG CATCTTTGGATGTGAAAGGAATGATATGCCAATCTCAAACGCAAGCATCAATACCAG CGAGACATGCCTGAGATTTCATTTCAAAGTTTGCACGCATTTTGTTCCGTGCTTCTTCTGCATACGAAGCCACTAA
- the LOC103981752 gene encoding ferrochelatase-2, chloroplastic-like isoform X6, with product MECPCFTLSSLANCLVNYDYLPMRSLIKKDKITKLVVLPLYPQFSISTSGSSIRVLQSIIREDVYFTRLPISIIESWYQREGYINSMVDLIENELLIFSKPEEVMVFFSAHGVPLSYVEDAGDPYRDQMEECIALIMDELKSRGIHNHHILAYQSRVGPVQWLKPYTDEVIVELGRRGIRSLLAVPVSES from the exons ATGGAATGTCCTTGCTTTACTCTAAGCTCTCTGGCTAATTGTTTAGTTAATTATGACTATTTACCTATGCGATCACTGATAAAGAAGGACAAAATAACAAAGCTCGTTGTGCTTCCACTTTATCCTCAATTCTCTATATCTACTAGTGGTTCTAGCATCCGTGTTCTCCAGAGCATCATCAG GGAAGATGTTTATTTTACAAGATTGCCAATTTCTATCATCGAATCATGGTATCAACGTGAAGGGTATATTAACTCAATGGTTGACTTGATAGAAAATGAGCTATTAATTTTCTCTAAGCCAGAGGAG GTCATGGTATTCTTTAGCGCACATGGAGTTCCACTTAGTTATGTCGAGGATGCAGGAGATCCATACAGAGATCAGATGGAAGAGTGTATCGCTTTGATCATGGATGAGTTGAAATCTAGAGGAATTCACAATCACCACATTCTGGCTTATCAG AGCCGAGTTGGGCCTGTTCAATGGTTGAAGCCTTATACTGACGAAGTAATTGTTGAGCTTGGCCGGAGAGGTATAAGGAGCCTTCTGGCTGTTCCTGTCAG TGAATCCTGA
- the LOC103981752 gene encoding ferrochelatase-2, chloroplastic-like isoform X10 codes for MYMLVCDIGTLSQRMLFIREDVYFTRLPISIIESWYQREGYINSMVDLIENELLIFSKPEEVMVFFSAHGVPLSYVEDAGDPYRDQMEECIALIMDELKSRGIHNHHILAYQSRVGPVQWLKPYTDEVIVELGRRGIRSLLAVPVRIQSAVIRIGKES; via the exons ATGTATATGTTGGTATGCGATATTGGCACCCTTTCACAGAGGATGCTCTTCATCAG GGAAGATGTTTATTTTACAAGATTGCCAATTTCTATCATCGAATCATGGTATCAACGTGAAGGGTATATTAACTCAATGGTTGACTTGATAGAAAATGAGCTATTAATTTTCTCTAAGCCAGAGGAG GTCATGGTATTCTTTAGCGCACATGGAGTTCCACTTAGTTATGTCGAGGATGCAGGAGATCCATACAGAGATCAGATGGAAGAGTGTATCGCTTTGATCATGGATGAGTTGAAATCTAGAGGAATTCACAATCACCACATTCTGGCTTATCAG AGCCGAGTTGGGCCTGTTCAATGGTTGAAGCCTTATACTGACGAAGTAATTGTTGAGCTTGGCCGGAGAGGTATAAGGAGCCTTCTGGCTGTTCCTGTCAG gatccaatcagcagtgATTCGCATTGGGAAGGAATCATAA
- the LOC103981752 gene encoding ferrochelatase-2, chloroplastic-like isoform X7: MECPCFTLSSLANCLVNYDYLPMRSLIKKDKITKLVVLPLYPQFSISTSGSSIRVLQSIIREDVYFTRLPISIIESWYQREGYINSMVDLIENELLIFSKPEEVMVFFSAHGVPLSYVEDAGDPYRDQMEECIALIMDELKSRGIHNHHILAYQSRVGPVQWLKPYTDEVIVELGRRGIRSLLAVPVSSE; the protein is encoded by the exons ATGGAATGTCCTTGCTTTACTCTAAGCTCTCTGGCTAATTGTTTAGTTAATTATGACTATTTACCTATGCGATCACTGATAAAGAAGGACAAAATAACAAAGCTCGTTGTGCTTCCACTTTATCCTCAATTCTCTATATCTACTAGTGGTTCTAGCATCCGTGTTCTCCAGAGCATCATCAG GGAAGATGTTTATTTTACAAGATTGCCAATTTCTATCATCGAATCATGGTATCAACGTGAAGGGTATATTAACTCAATGGTTGACTTGATAGAAAATGAGCTATTAATTTTCTCTAAGCCAGAGGAG GTCATGGTATTCTTTAGCGCACATGGAGTTCCACTTAGTTATGTCGAGGATGCAGGAGATCCATACAGAGATCAGATGGAAGAGTGTATCGCTTTGATCATGGATGAGTTGAAATCTAGAGGAATTCACAATCACCACATTCTGGCTTATCAG AGCCGAGTTGGGCCTGTTCAATGGTTGAAGCCTTATACTGACGAAGTAATTGTTGAGCTTGGCCGGAGAGGTATAAGGAGCCTTCTGGCTGTTCCTGTCAG CAGTGAGTGA